Proteins encoded together in one Tripterygium wilfordii isolate XIE 37 chromosome 14, ASM1340144v1, whole genome shotgun sequence window:
- the LOC120014224 gene encoding uncharacterized protein LOC120014224 has protein sequence MTDDDSQSAVLAAITALTARLDAQSLAIQELNERMAQAPVLPQPPAPVLAPPVFDRGRVEPAGNGGGNHRNPRLDFPKFSGTDPAVWLQRANQFFAYYQTPQGQKVLIASYYMEGRAAVWTQEFQNSGIIPSWTDFVSALQTRFGPGLFEDPMEELMRLRQVGTVDDYILKFEELVVKIQGLTEAHKLSCFLGGLKEEIRLPVKMLMPQSILAAQALARMQEETLQATKH, from the coding sequence ATGACAGACGATGATTCTCAGTCCGCTGTTCTTGCGGCAATCACAGCTCTCACAGCTCGCTTGGACGCTCAGAGTTTGGCGATTCAAGAGCTGAATGAACGTATGGCTCAAGCCCCAGTTCTGCCGCAGCCTCCAGCTCCTGTTTTAGCACCCCCTGTTTTTGATCGGGGCAGAGTTGAACCAGCCGGGAATGGCGGAGGAAACCATCGGAACCCGAGACTTGATTTTCCTAAGTTTTCCGGCACTGATCCAGCAGTTTGGCTCCAAAGGGCCAATCAGTTTTTTGCTTATTATCAGACTCCTCAAGGGCAGAAGGTTCTTATTGCCTCGTATTATATGGAGGGCAGAGCGGCAGTCTGGACCCAAGAGTTCCAGAATTCTGGTATCATACCATCCTGGACGGACTTCGTTAGCGCCTTACAGACCCGTTTCGGTCCGGGTTTATTTGAGGACCCAATGGAGGAATTGATGCGTCTGCGACAGGTAGGCACCGTGGATGATtatattttgaagtttgaagagCTGGTGGTGAAAATTCAGGGGCTAACTGAGGCCCATAAACTGAGTTGTTTCTTGGGTGGTCTGAAAGAGGAGATTCGGTTGCCGGTTAAAATGTTGATGCCACAATCGATTCTGGCGGCCCAAGCATTGGCAAGGATGCAAGAGGAGACTTTGCAAGCAACTAAACACTAG
- the LOC120014225 gene encoding uncharacterized protein LOC120014225 has translation MPIHRLHHHPQVGMRFVALQVRRPSGRPQGILNIGLALLDSSRQSMPLNSQLDASAVNYRHLMGQDDPHHLHQHGTQNNTSQTSNNQNNAHQNLLWSLISKPELRRIKSDTSSMMASSLIVTTPAKTIANKGKASSMVSGLKPELDKKQRKNKKGNSKSSSVINATDGGKKDKMGKPDLVVKALEPGPNVNGLNPTHPIQKVSSGKPIPKCYTTQCTQHYNTIITKSAVAMKRKWDIYRYMASIFTGYSRL, from the coding sequence ATGCCGATCCACCGCCTCCACCACCACCCGCAAGTGGGTATGCGATTCGTGGCGTTACAGGTGCGCCGCCCCTCAGGACGGCCGCAGGGGATTCTTAACATTGGTCTGGCTCTCCTCGATAGTTCAAGGCAGAGCATGCCTTTGAACAGCCAATTGGACGCGTCGGCAGTCAATTACCGTCATTTGATGGGCCAGGATGATCCACACCATTTGCATCAACACGGGACTCAAAACAATACTAGTCAAACCAGTAACAATCAGAATAATGCGCATCAGAATCTGCTGTGGTCGTTGATTTCTAAACCAGAACTCAGGCGGATCAAAAGTGATACCAGTTCCATGATGGCTTCCTCGCTCATCGTTACAACACCAGCAAAAACGATTGCGAACAAGGGGAAAGCGAGTTCCATGGTTAGCGGATTGAAACCCGAGTTGGATAAGAAACAGAGGAAAAACAAGAAGGGGAATTCGAAATCAAGCTCCGTGATCAATGCCACTGATGGAGGTAAAAAGGACAAAATGGGTAAGCCCGATTTAGTTGTCAAAGCCTTAGAACCAGGTCCGAACGTTAACGGTTTGAATCCAACGCACCCAATTCAAAAAGTTTCAAGTGGAAAACCCATTCCAAAGTGTTACACAACCCAGTGTACACAGCACTATAACACAATAATCACCAAGTCAGCAGTAGCTATGAAACGGAAATgggatatatatagatatatggcTTCAATATTCACTGGATACAGCAGATTATAA
- the LOC120015763 gene encoding nuclear transport factor 2-like → MATPFSIPVTAAQVGTYFVGQYYQVLQSQPDFVHQFFSDASTMLRIDGTTRETATGMLQIHALIMSLNYMGIEIKTAHSLESWNRGVLVMVSGSVQVKNLSGKRTFMQTFFLAPQEKGYFVLNDIFHFVDEEPIHHHPAILLAQSNLDAKFNTSSTLAEPVSNYLLGGEIQARDFVAPADLKENGPIDNYSFMKQELQQVPEPENVLVDNAAEENGTLQNSLYVAQDQFPASVEEPVGEPQKQTYASILRVAKAQSAPSVSSQPTISKNAPPASESNHASQDPQQAIASSNAFEWSGGDMVKEFSAIEDEDEVKSVYVRSLLPTTSEAEIEEEFRKFGEIKPDGVVIRSRKDVGVCYAFVEFEDISGVHNAVRAGTAQLAGRPVYIEERRPNSIPYRVGRGRGRGRGSYQTDAPRGHFGARSLGRGSGYDGSERDYSRTRGNGYHRPDPRQDRGLSAQQVSRSVQYQSDYAA, encoded by the exons ATGGCCACTCCGTTTTCGATTCCGGTCACTGCTGCTCAG GTGGGGACGTACTTTGTAGGTCAGTACTATCAGGTACTTCAGTCGCAGCCGGACTTTGTGCACCAATTTTTCAGTGACGCCAGCACAATGCTTCGGATTGATGGAACCACCAGAGAAACTGCCACCGGAATGCTG CAAATCCATGCGCTCATTATGTCACTCAATTATATGGGTATTGAAATCAAGACAGCGCATTCCCTGGAATCTTGGAATAGAGGTGTTCTTGTGATGGTTTCTGGTTCTGTGCAAGTAAAGAATTTAAGTGGCAAGAGGACATTTATGCAGACATTTTTCCTTGCTCCTCAGGAGAAAGGTTATTTTGTCCTTAATGACATTTTTCACTTCGTTGATGAGGAACCAATTCACCATCATCCTGCCATTTTATTAGCCCAGAGCAACCTGGATGCGAAGTTTAACACTTCTTCTACACTTGCAGAGCCAG TTTCCAATTATTTGCTGGGTGGAGAAATCCAAGCTAGGGATTTTGTGGCCCCTGCTGATCTCAAAGAAAATGGTCCTATTGATAATTATAGTTTCATGAAGCAAGAGCTGCAACAAGTACCTGAACCTGAGAATGTTCTTGTAGACAATGCTGCAGAAGAGAATGGTACACTTCAAAATTCATTATATGTTGCGCAAGATCAATTTCCCGCTTCTGTCGAGGAACCTGTTGGGGAGCCCCAAAAGCAGACTTATGCTTCTATT TTACGGGTAGCTAAAGCGCAATCTGCACCATCAGTTTCTTCTCAGCCTACCATTAGCAAAAATGCACCGCCTGCATCAGAATCAAACCATGCTTCGCAGGACCCTCAGCAAGCAATTGCATCATCAAATGCATTTGAATGGTCTGGAGGAGACATGGTCAAAGAGTTTTCCGCCATTGAAGATGAAG ATGAAGTCAAATCCGTTTATGTGAGAAGCTTGCTACCTACTACATCAGAAGCTGAAATCGAGGAAGAATTCAGGAAATTTGGTGAGATCAAGCCTGATGGTGTGGTGATCCGAAGTCGCAAG GATGTTGGTGTATGCTATGCATTTGTCGAATTTGAAGATATCTCAGGTGTTCATAATGCAGTCAGG GCGGGCACTGCACAGCTTGCTGGACGACCAGTATACATTGAAGAGCGGAGACCAAACAGCATCCCCTACCGAGTAGGAA GAGGGAGGGGTAGAGGAAGGGGCAGCTACCAAACAGATGCTCCTAGGGGGCATTTTGGCGCTCGAAGTTTAGGTAGGGGAAGTGGTTATGATGGAAGTGAACGAGATTACAGCAGAACGAGAGGAAATGGCTATCATAGACCAGATCCTCGCCAAGACCGAGGCTTGTCGGCTCAACAAGTATCGAGAAGTGTGCAATATCAATCAGATTATGCAGCTTAG
- the LOC120014227 gene encoding uncharacterized protein LOC120014227 — MGFTNYHPGCLLCGNSLDSMKHMLFQCGWVRRAFKEAGVSLPSPTSGNCSIEHWLSKIVEEFSKGQYSRIFTCLWHIWRMRNQILHNNRSFKSEEVGRMMTTFLADYQEAQPPNLHGSSRISQPPIKWRPPQTSVIKINFDAALRDSKVGIGVIARDAEGTHIASKTICVPGPLNPLFAESIAAKEALVFAKSLNYHDVVLEGDSLLVIKALERNEVDLSENGLCVASTKNLLDSSVHVSFSHVKRSANYVADTLAKYALSNYVSHEWLGEKPAFLRHVIETDCLFLSS; from the coding sequence ATGGGATTCACTAATTATCATCCTGGGTGTTTGCTATGCGGAAATAGTTTAGATTCTATGAAGCATATGTTATTTCAATGTGGTTGGGTTCGGAGGGCCTTCAAGGAAGCGGGAGTCTCCCTTCCATCCCCTACGTCTGGGAACTGTTCGATTGAACACTGGTTGAGTAAGATTGTTGAGGAATTTTCAAAGGGTCAGTACTCTAGAATTTTCACTTGCCTTTGGCATATTTGGCGTATGAGAAACCAAATTCTTCATAATAACAGATCGTTTAAATCTGAGGAGGTAGGGAGGATGATGACAACATTTCTAGCAGATTACCAAGAAGCCCAGCCCCCTAATCTGCATGGGTCCAGCCGCATTAGTCAGCCCCCGATCAAATGGAGGCCTCCACAAACCTCAGTGATTAAGATCAATTTCGACGCAGCTCTTCGAGACTCCAAGGTGGGAATTGGTGTAATTGCCCGTGATGCGGAAGGGACTCACATTGCTTCCAAAACAATTTGTGTTCCGGGGCCTTTGAACCCCCTTTTTGCAGAAAGTATCGCAGCCAAGGAGGCTTTGGTTTTTGCCAAGTCCCTCAACTATCATGATGTAGTGCTGGAAGGGGATTCTCTGTTGGTTATCAAGGCGCTGGAGAGAAATGAAGTGGACTTATCTGAGAATGGATTGTGTGTTGCTTCTACAAAAAATCTACTTGATTCCTCCGTTCATGTCAGCTTCTCTCATGTTAAAAGATCAGCAAATTATGTTGCTGACACGCTAGCTAAGTATGCTTTATCTAATTATGTTTCTCATGAGTGGTTGGGAGAGAAGCCTGCCTTCCTCCGTCATGTAATTGAGACTgattgtctctttctttcttcttaa
- the LOC120014704 gene encoding uncharacterized protein LOC120014704, whose translation MFSRIDARDLLEKKHPADWWNTYGDDVPELQRFAIRVLSLTCSSSGCERNWSAFEMVHTKKRNRLHQKKMNDLVFVMYNSKLKNKKFRSMELPTFEDIGSDNEWITEGGVDVPSPNEDVNAQIVEPVGNDGIHDMTIELDSNPIEDEDIEENVNMEEGEGDEYNGSDGGGSGEDDDLDDLC comes from the exons ATGTTTTCTAGGATTGATGCTAGGGATTTATTAGAGAAAAAGCATCCTGCTGATTGGTGGAACACTTATGGAGATGATGTTCCCGAACTTCAAAGATTTGCTATTCGAGTGCTTAGTTTAACTTGTAGCTCTTCTGGATGCGAGCGTAACTGGAGTGCATTTGAGATG GTTCATACCAAGAAAAGGAATCGTCTTCaccaaaagaagatgaatgacTTGGTGTTTGTGATGTACAATTCCAAattgaagaataagaaatttaGAAGTATGGAGTTGCCAACCTTTGAAGATATTGGTTCAGATAATGAATGGATCACGGAGGGAGGTGTGGATGTTCCTTCTCCTAATGAGGATGTCAATGCTCAAATTGTTGAACCGGTTGGAAATGATGGGATTCATGATATGACaattgaacttgatagcaacccaattgaggatgaagatatagaagaaaatgtgaatatggaggagggagagggagatgaaTATAATGGGAGTGATGGTGGTGGGAGTGGTGAAGATGATGATCTTGATGATTTGTGTTAA
- the LOC120015671 gene encoding uncharacterized protein LOC120015671: MRKNRKTVAELLLLDTNSDAHTKFTCKAKINNIDASNGWWYPSCPTCGTAAKPYGDANLCSICSVFDQPPIPCYILNSTVKDETAQTLFTIFGRQPEKIIGIPATTMTSMKGSDRYVLPQIITDIFPVYHIFQVMLNLNNKNRRSICFKVFNVYHEKMSTKETSEKKDPADKKKEDILSQESRLSNINVGKQFTNFESDIQVHTPQKSRSSTQKRSNQQIKLADADESIFDNELISASLQRKVDRKKRGTLTITEPPQDMKKQKEASIDSKKKGKRPAKLGLDGVCKIESSSDNTMKKINDIDEIHNHELQTSKTSKVPKSSSFLDKVSSFFFL, encoded by the exons ATGAGAAAGAATAGAAAGACAGTGGCTGAGCTATTGTTATTGGACACAAATTCTGATGCT CATACTAAATTCACATGCAaagcaaaaataaataacattgATGCCAGTAATGGATGGTGGTATCCTTCCTGTCCAACTTGTGGAACTGCAGCAAAACCATATGGAGATGCCAACTTATGCTCAATATGTAGTGTATTTGACCAGCCACCAATCCCATG CTACATACTCAACTCAACTGTGAAAGATGAAACCGCACAAACATTGTTTACTATCTTTGGACGGCAACCAGAGAAAATAATTGGAATTCCGGCAACTACAATGACATCTATGAAAGGTTCAGATCGATATGTGCTACCTCAAATCATTACTGATATCTTTCCTGTTTACCATATCTTTCAAGTCATGCTTAACTTGAACAACAAGAACAGGAGATCCATCTGTTTCAAAGTCTTCAATGTCTATCATGAGAAAATGTCCACTAAAGAGACATCAGAGAAAAAAGATCCAGCagacaagaagaaagaagatattTTATCTCAGGAGTCTAGACTCTCTAATATTAATGTTGGCAAACAATTTACTAATTTCGAGTCAGATATCCAGGTGCACACTCCTCAAAAGTCAAGGTCAAGTACTCAAAAGAGATCCAATCAGCAGATAAAGTTGGCAGATGCAGATGAATCAATTTTTGATAATGAACTTATATCAGCCTCGCTGCAGCGCAAAGTTGACCGGAAAAAGAG AGGAACACTCACCATCACAGAACCCCCACAAGAcatgaagaaacaaaaggaaGCAAGTATTGACagcaaaaagaaagggaaaaggcCAGCAAA ACTTGGACTTGATGGAGTCTGCAAAATCGAAAGCAGTAGCGATAATACAATGAAGAAGATTAACGACATCGACGAAATCCATAACCATGAACTCCAGACTTCCAAAACTTCGAAGGTCCCCAAGTCCTCCAGTTTCCTCGATAAggtatcttcttttttttttctctaa
- the LOC120014228 gene encoding uncharacterized protein LOC120014228, whose amino-acid sequence MEVGESSRSSRCKRRNLMIERLNKKRRMSTLNNVDNVLNDSNMISDISLNDHVVDDVVEVSNIIDSHNENAQILDLGLPDLTCEFCGAIFWYAERVKSNSLHRPVYNVCCRGGKINLPLLRSIPSLLHELLNCNGSTRSKLFQKNIRIYNSMFQLTSLGGKIDSSINNSPGPYVFRLGGQNYHRIGSLLPINGETPKFAQLYIHDTDNEVFNRMVATGCDDDDSIDEDIIGELIIMFDEINEITKAFRMARNRFLESDIRPVKLRLCAKRRGDGAVYDAPVSSEIAGLIVGDFGDSSEYRDIIVEDKVDGLKRVNESHPSFMSMQYPLLFPYGEDGYSKGLKYQSSISRRSTEKACVTMREYYAYRLQQRHHEGKTLIRGGKLFQQFIVDAFLCVEEERLHFIRFNQKKLRTEKYQGVCDAYISGDVGGGDIGKRILLPSSFTGGPRYMMQNYHDAMAICKFYGYPDLFITFTYNSQWPEITNALRLIPGQKIMDRPDIITRVFKMKLDYFLSDIRSGKYLGEIIAVVYTIEFQKRGLPHVHMIIWCHPNNKCQVPDDIDKLISAEIPDQLTQPLLFETVKKFMIHGPCGVARPSSLCMSQGKCKKHFPRSFHQKTTIDANGFALYKRQNSGKTVLKNGHTLDNRSIVPYNKDLLLRYQAYVNVEWCNKSRSIKYLFRCINKGPNRTRAILEDGRSNIVGGIGTVVDEIHQYVDCRYLASYESVWRLFEYHIHFTYPSVERLPIHLPFQQDVYYHDDRSLSSIIQQPDIEKTMLTEWMHTNSISESARNLTYNSFPSQWVWNPKNREWTPRQRGQSIGRMSYVHPSSGELYYLRLLLNIQKGPTSYVGIRTVGGLIYPTFQSACASLGLLGNDKEWHDALDEASVFATGVQLRQLFVTLILFCHVTEPLNLWDRHWMDFQDDMLYKIRQQLQLPYLDVSDVQLKNYILFELEMLFNKSGSSLAEYGLPMPNGNSLMNYKIDY is encoded by the coding sequence ATGGAGGTTGGAGAAAGTAGCCGGTCGAGTAGATGTAAACGGAGGAATTTGATGATTGAGCGCCTCAATAAAAAGAGGAGAATGTCTACTCTAAATAATGTTGATAATGTTCTTAATGACTCTAACATGATTTCTGATATATCATTAAATGACCATGTAGTAGATGATGTAGTGGAGGTTTctaatataattgattctcACAACGAAAATGCTCAAATTTTAGATCTTGGATTGCCGGATTTAACGTGTGAATTTTGTGGCGCAATATTTTGGTATGCTGAGCGTGTTAAGTctaactctttacatagaccGGTTTACAATGTATGTTGTCGAGGAGGCAAAATAAATCTTCCTTTGTTGAGATCAATACCTTCTTTGCTTCATGAATTATTGAATTGCAATGGATCAACCAGGAGCaagttatttcaaaaaaatataaggaTATATAATTCGATGTTTCAATTAACTTCTCTTGGAGGAAAAATTGATTCGAGTATTAATAATTCTCCAGGTCCTTATGTTTTTAGATTAGGTGGGCAAAATTATCATCGGATTGGATCTTTGCTTCCGATAAATGGAGAAACTCCAAAATTTGCTCAGTTGTATATTCATGATACTGACAATGAGGTATTTAATAGGATGGTGGCTACTGgttgtgatgatgatgattccaTTGATGAAGATATTATCGGGGAGTTGATTATTATGTTTGATGAGATTAATGAGATTACAAAGGCATTTAGAATGGCAAGGAATAGATTTCTTGAGAGTGATATTAGACCTGTGAAATTGAGATTATGTGCCAAAAGACGTGGTGATGGTGCTGTGTATGATGCCCCAGTTTCTTCAGAGATTGCTGGATTAATAGTTGGTGATTTTGGTGATTCTTCAGAGTATAGGGACATAATTGTAGAAGATAAAGTTGACGGATTGAAGCGTGTTAATGAGTCACATCCAAGTTTTATGTCAATGCAATATCCTTTGTTATTTCCATATGGTGAAGATGGTTATTCTAAAGGTCTTAAATATCAAAGTTCAATATCTAGGAGAAGTACAGAGAAAGCATGCGTAACTATGAGAGAATATTATGCATATAGATTGCAACAAAGACATCATGAAGGGAAAACATTAATTAGAGGTGGGAAATTGTTTCAACAGTTTATAGTCGATGCATTTTTGTGTGTGGAAGAGGAGAGGTTACATTTTATTCGTTTCAATCAGAAAAAATTACGGACAGAGAAATACCAAGGTGTATGTGACGCATATATAAGCGGAGATGTTGGTGGTGGTGATATTGGCAAGCGAATTTTGTTGCCATCAAGTTTTACTGGAGGACCACGTTATATGATGCAAAATTATCATGATGCCATGGCTATATGTAAATTTTATGGATACCCTGATTTATTTATTACATTTACCTATAACTCGCAATGGCCTGAGATCACAAATGCATTACGACTTATTCCTGGTCAAAAAATTATGGATAGGCCTGATATCATTACGAGGGTGTTCAAGATGAAGCTTGATTATTTTCTATCTGATATTCGATCTGGGAAATATTTGGGTGAAATTATTGCTGTGGTTTATACTATAGAATTTCAAAAACGTGGATTGCCACATGTGCATATGATAATTTGGTGTCACCCTAATAATAAGTGTCAAGTACCTGATGATATAGATAAATTAATTTCAGCTGAAATTCCAGATCAGTTGACACAACCATTGTTATTTGAGACGGTCAAAAAGTTTATGATTCATGGTCCATGTGGTGTGGCGAGGCCTTCATCACTGTGTATGTCTCAAGGGAAATGTAAAAAACACTTTCCAAGATCTTTTCATCAAAAAACAACAATTGATGCCAATGGTTTTGCCCTTTATAAGCGCCAAAATAGTGGAAAGACAGTGTTAAAGAATGGACATACATTAGATAATAGATCTATAGTTCCATATAATAAAGATTTGTTACTTCGATATCAAGCTTATGTTAATGTTGAATGGTGCAACAAATCAAGATCTATTAAATATCTTTTTAGGTGTATAAACAAAGGACCAAATAGAACCAGGGCAATATTGGAAGATGGTAGATCTAATATAGTAGGAGGAATAGGCACAGTTGTCGATGAAATACACCAATATGTAGATTGTAGATATTTAGCTTCGTATGAATCAGTATGGCGTCTTTTTGAATATCATATTCATTTTACATATCCATCAGTGGAGCGATTACCTATTCACTTACCTTTTCAGCAAGATGTTTACTATCATGATGATAGGAGTTTATCAAGCATAATACAACAACCTGATATTGAGAAGACCATGTTAACAGAATGGATGCACACAAACTCTATAAGTGAATCAGCAAGAAACCTTACATACAACTCATTTCCTTCGCAATGGGTTTGGAATCCCAAGAATAGGGAGTGGACACCAAGGCAACGTGGACAATCAATTGGTCGAATGTCATATGTGCACCCAAGCTCAGGTGAATTGTACTATCTTCGTCTGCTCTTGAATATACAAAAAGGTCCTACAAGTTATGTTGGCATTAGGACAGTTGGTGGACTCATTTATCCAACATTTCAGTCTGCTTGTGCATCGCTAGGCTTGCTAGGCAATGACAAGGAATGGCATGATGCATTAGATGAGGCATCTGTGTTTGCAACTGGGGTGCAGCTCAGGCAACTCTTTGTTACATTGATTCTTTTCTGCCATGTTACTGAACCATTAAATCTGTGGGATAGACATTGGATGGATTTTCAAGATGACATGCTTTATAAAATCAGGCAACAACTACAATTACCATATTTGGATGTGTCTGATGTTCAGTTAAAGAACTATATCCTCTTTGAGTTAGAGATGTTATTCAATAAATCTGGGAGTTCTCTTGCTGAATACGGATTACCTATGCCAAATGGCAACTCTTTGATGAATTACAAAATCGACTACTGA
- the LOC120015791 gene encoding uncharacterized protein LOC120015791 isoform X2 — MYPKVKVREGDDRRTALHDHEWACVLSLKDIQSLSLHESCSPVRQRLKVSSPLVAKISKPHVPDDVMPIVSISREEKSDDGKVEDEERSNIRVSQIPRPRAVLSSPDNDAVIGHRNRVKAERDPVSKSRHLASNRHGVCKVISSNANNESPVNAKKENNAAGDKSEVKGKKGSATSVASQRRNVRLDKRSPLSAYKPDMVF; from the exons A TGTATCCGAAGGTAAAGGTGAGAGAGGGGGATGATCGCCGTACTGCTCTGCATGATCATGAGTGGGCTTGTGTGCTCTCCTTGAAAGATATCCAGTCTCTCTCCCTGCACGAATCTTGTTCTCCAG TGAGGCAGCGTCTAAAGGTTTCTTCACCATTAGTTGCAAAAATTTCAAAGCCTCATGTACCAGATGATGTCATGCCAATAGTTTCCATATCCCGAG aagaaaagagcgACGACGGGAAAGTTGAGGATGAGGAGAGATCAAACATTAGAGTCAGTCAAATTCCACGTCCACGTGCGGTCTTGTCTAGTCCTG ATAATGATGCAGTGATTGGACATAGAAACAGAGTCAAAGCAGAACGAGATCCTGTTTCAAAGTCTCGTCATTTGGCTTCAAATAGACATGGTGTATGTAAGGTTATATCAAGCAACGCCAACAACGAGAGCCCTGTTAAtgcaaaaaaggaaaacaatgcTGCTGGTGATAAGAGTGAAGTTAAAGGAAAGAAAGGGTCAGCAACATCAGTTGCAAGTCAGAGAAGGAATGTCAGACTGGATAAACGAAGCCCTCTGTCAGCATATAAACCAGACATGGTGTTTTAG
- the LOC120015791 gene encoding uncharacterized protein LOC120015791 isoform X1, with protein MYPKVKVREGDDRRTALHDHEWACVLSLKDIQSLSLHESCSPVRQRLKVSSPLVAKISKPHVPDDVMPIVSISRAKEEKSDDGKVEDEERSNIRVSQIPRPRAVLSSPDNDAVIGHRNRVKAERDPVSKSRHLASNRHGVCKVISSNANNESPVNAKKENNAAGDKSEVKGKKGSATSVASQRRNVRLDKRSPLSAYKPDMVF; from the exons A TGTATCCGAAGGTAAAGGTGAGAGAGGGGGATGATCGCCGTACTGCTCTGCATGATCATGAGTGGGCTTGTGTGCTCTCCTTGAAAGATATCCAGTCTCTCTCCCTGCACGAATCTTGTTCTCCAG TGAGGCAGCGTCTAAAGGTTTCTTCACCATTAGTTGCAAAAATTTCAAAGCCTCATGTACCAGATGATGTCATGCCAATAGTTTCCATATCCCGAG caaaagaagaaaagagcgACGACGGGAAAGTTGAGGATGAGGAGAGATCAAACATTAGAGTCAGTCAAATTCCACGTCCACGTGCGGTCTTGTCTAGTCCTG ATAATGATGCAGTGATTGGACATAGAAACAGAGTCAAAGCAGAACGAGATCCTGTTTCAAAGTCTCGTCATTTGGCTTCAAATAGACATGGTGTATGTAAGGTTATATCAAGCAACGCCAACAACGAGAGCCCTGTTAAtgcaaaaaaggaaaacaatgcTGCTGGTGATAAGAGTGAAGTTAAAGGAAAGAAAGGGTCAGCAACATCAGTTGCAAGTCAGAGAAGGAATGTCAGACTGGATAAACGAAGCCCTCTGTCAGCATATAAACCAGACATGGTGTTTTAG